One segment of Takifugu rubripes chromosome 5, fTakRub1.2, whole genome shotgun sequence DNA contains the following:
- the dhrs7b gene encoding dehydrogenase/reductase SDR family member 7B: MDRVTGGGALHLALAGAGVFLLYRILVRLKPGASLQDAVVVITGASSGLGKECARIFHAAGARLVLCGRDAARLQQVVQELTANPTGSHQTYAPSTVVFDLADRHTVDRAAEEILKCYGHVDVLINNAGISFRGNILDTHISVHRDVMETNYFGPIALTQALLPSMVRRNSGHIVAISSVQGRIAIPHRSAYAASKHATQAYFDCLRAELEHCGIRVSVISPGYIRTNLSINAVTGDGSQYGVLDKNTAQGRDPTDVARAVLKAVRQKNNDVILAGPLPSLAIYLRALWPALFFKLMASRARKEQKRKDE; the protein is encoded by the exons ATGGATCGGGTCACTGGAGGTGGAGCGCTTCACTTGGCTTTAGCGGGTGCGGGTGTTTTCTTGCTTTATCGGATTCTTGTTCGCCTCAAGCCAGGGGCTTCCCTGCAGGATGCGGTAGTGGTTATCACAGGGGCCAGCTCTGGACTGGGCAAAG AGTGCGCAAGAATATTCCATGCTGCCGGTGCTCGACTGGTGCTGTGTGGGCGAGATGCAGCCCGCCTACAGCAGGTGGTGCAGGAGCTGACAGCAAACCCAACAGGATCCCATCAG ACTTACGCTCCCAGCACCGTTGTGTTTGATCTAGCCGACAGACACACAGTGGACAGAGCCGCAGAGGAGATCCTGAAATGTTATGGCCACGTGGACGTCCTCATCAACAATGCGGGGATAAGTTTCCGCGGTAACATATTGGATACCCACATTTCAGTCCATCGGGATGTTATGGAAACTAATTATTTTGGGCCTATCGCACTCACACAAG CTCTTCTTCCCTCCATGGTTCGCAGGAACAGCGGCCATATTGTCGCCATTAGTAGTGTCCAGGGGAGGATAGCAATTCCCCATAGATCAGCTT ATGCAGCATCTAAACACGCCACCCAGGCCTACTTCGACTGTCTTCGAGCCGAGCTTGAGCACTGCGGGATCCGTGTGAGCGTGATCAGTCCTGGGTACATCCGGACCAACCTGTCGATCAACGCCGTCACAGGAGACGGCTCCCAGTACGGAG TTTTGGACAAGAATACGGCGCAAGGTCGCGACCCCACAGACGTGGCCCGGGCAGTTCTCAAGGCTGTCCGTCAAAAGAACAACGATGTCATTTTGGCAGGACCGTTGCCCTCGTTGGCCATTTACCTGCGCGCACTGTGGCCCGCTCTCTTTTTTAAACTCATGGCTTCTCGTGCTCGCAAGGAACAAAAACGAAAAGATGAGTGA